Proteins encoded together in one Heliomicrobium gestii window:
- a CDS encoding FAD/NAD(P)-binding protein, giving the protein MADPTNHANAANPLPVATVDDVKRINPLVPMKARVTRIIEETSDVKTFCVSTIGEDGMPAAPFHTGPGQLAMLSLPGVGEAMFSATDAPDHLQISIKKVGLLTEQLHEICEGQTVGIRGPYGNGFDMEAMKGKNVLFIGGGIGLAPVRSVVRYCVDHREDYGNLHLIYGARTYDDLVFKYDLFETWPKVPDFKVSVTVDRGDDNWKGNVGFVPAFIEQLHPSPENTVCILCGPPIMIKFTLGVLDKLGFTPENVITTLEMRMKCGIGKCGRCNIGSCFVCLDGPVFSLAQLKLLPNEY; this is encoded by the coding sequence ATGGCTGATCCGACGAATCACGCGAACGCCGCGAACCCCCTGCCTGTGGCGACAGTGGACGATGTGAAACGCATCAACCCGCTGGTGCCCATGAAGGCGCGGGTGACCCGGATCATCGAAGAGACATCTGATGTGAAGACCTTCTGCGTCTCCACCATCGGCGAAGACGGCATGCCTGCCGCGCCCTTTCACACCGGACCGGGCCAACTGGCCATGCTCTCCCTGCCCGGCGTCGGGGAGGCCATGTTCTCGGCCACTGACGCACCCGATCACCTGCAAATTTCCATAAAAAAAGTGGGCCTGCTCACGGAGCAACTCCACGAGATCTGCGAAGGCCAGACCGTCGGCATCCGGGGGCCTTACGGCAACGGCTTCGATATGGAAGCGATGAAAGGGAAGAACGTCCTCTTCATCGGCGGCGGCATCGGCCTCGCGCCGGTCCGCTCCGTCGTCCGTTACTGTGTCGACCACCGGGAAGACTATGGCAACCTGCACCTGATCTACGGCGCCCGCACCTATGACGACCTGGTCTTCAAGTATGACCTCTTTGAGACCTGGCCGAAAGTGCCCGACTTCAAGGTCTCCGTCACCGTCGACAGGGGCGATGATAACTGGAAGGGGAACGTGGGCTTCGTCCCCGCCTTCATCGAACAGTTGCACCCGAGTCCGGAGAACACAGTCTGTATCCTTTGTGGACCGCCGATCATGATCAAGTTTACGCTGGGCGTCCTCGACAAGCTGGGCTTCACGCCGGAGAACGTCATCACCACCCTGGAGATGCGCATGAAATGCGGCATCGGGAAGTGCGGACGGTGCAACATCGGGAGTTGCTTTGTTTGTCTCGATGGGCCGGTGTTTAGTTTGGCGCAGTTGAAGCTACTGCCGAATGAGTATTAG
- a CDS encoding helicase-associated domain-containing protein — translation MYEKPLVVHSDGHIYLMEWQDPDGQLAQKLTEFSDRVKSPEEVNTFYLSPYALWSAAAKDIEADHIIRFLNEHCENQIDKKLINRIREDIEQFGQLRLKQQGKQLILKAHVSLLIENIKSNPKIAPLIVQDISDHSMLIFKLEDRIRLLIELFDMHLFVIDETDMTGDTLDLQLKKKTIGGADLKLRDYQNEAVDMYLQHSPKAGKGGVILAPPYSGKTLIALKIIELLKKRVLIIVENEAGASSWLNEIKDKTSLPDDLYTFIRKDSNDIKPLTVCTYSHLSGNHRLFKKVHEINWGIIIFDDAHKSLADTFQDALSIPSEYKLAIASTLARADKRGNQIFALVGPKWLEVLPRELENRNFLSPVTCVEVKVPLSVEERENYDSESLTSRNSHNLRSIAAMNSNKIRLTKYVLQHYWNKKIIIVSYKIDLAKKLSGHHNISMINRSSNLNDITSFDQEESTRLICTSVVEKLPIEYIDILVAVSYHGSSEREEYLRLGKVLAAHPNKRKGYFISAVTPATVEEEDFKPRRKAIINYGYRYRIVTLDDLLQRGSVFESD, via the coding sequence ATGTATGAGAAGCCTTTAGTGGTTCATTCTGATGGCCACATTTATTTAATGGAATGGCAAGACCCCGATGGACAACTAGCACAAAAATTAACCGAATTTTCGGATAGGGTTAAATCACCCGAAGAAGTGAATACCTTCTATTTATCTCCTTATGCTCTTTGGTCAGCTGCCGCTAAAGATATAGAAGCTGACCACATCATCAGGTTTCTTAATGAGCATTGCGAAAACCAGATTGATAAGAAATTAATCAACCGGATTAGAGAAGATATTGAGCAATTCGGTCAGCTACGTCTCAAGCAGCAGGGGAAGCAACTTATATTAAAAGCCCATGTTTCATTGTTAATCGAAAATATAAAAAGCAATCCAAAAATAGCTCCACTAATTGTCCAGGATATCTCGGATCACTCTATGCTTATCTTCAAATTAGAGGACCGTATCCGTCTATTGATAGAACTATTCGATATGCACCTTTTTGTTATTGATGAAACCGACATGACTGGAGATACTCTCGATTTACAGTTAAAAAAGAAAACGATCGGAGGCGCAGATTTAAAGTTACGGGATTACCAAAATGAAGCTGTAGATATGTACTTGCAACACAGCCCGAAAGCAGGTAAAGGTGGGGTAATCCTTGCCCCTCCTTACTCCGGCAAGACTCTTATTGCCTTAAAAATTATTGAGCTATTGAAAAAAAGAGTTCTTATAATCGTTGAAAACGAAGCAGGAGCAAGTAGTTGGTTAAATGAGATTAAAGACAAAACATCGCTTCCCGATGATCTTTACACATTTATCCGCAAAGATAGCAATGACATCAAACCTCTTACTGTTTGTACATATAGTCATCTATCTGGTAACCATCGACTATTTAAAAAAGTTCATGAAATCAATTGGGGAATCATCATTTTTGATGATGCACACAAATCTTTGGCCGATACTTTCCAAGATGCATTATCTATCCCATCAGAATACAAGTTAGCCATAGCATCTACGTTAGCTCGTGCAGACAAACGCGGTAATCAAATCTTTGCCCTCGTTGGCCCCAAGTGGCTTGAGGTTCTTCCTCGAGAGTTAGAGAACAGAAATTTCCTTTCACCAGTAACCTGCGTTGAAGTCAAGGTTCCTCTTTCAGTGGAAGAGAGGGAAAATTACGACTCAGAGAGCTTAACTTCGAGAAACAGTCATAATTTACGTAGTATCGCTGCAATGAACTCCAACAAAATAAGATTGACAAAATATGTATTACAGCATTACTGGAATAAGAAGATTATTATTGTCTCTTACAAAATTGATCTTGCTAAAAAACTGTCAGGACATCATAACATTTCAATGATTAACCGCTCAAGTAATCTAAACGACATCACATCTTTCGATCAAGAAGAATCTACCCGGTTAATTTGCACGTCAGTCGTGGAAAAGTTGCCAATTGAATATATCGATATACTTGTTGCCGTTTCCTATCACGGAAGCTCAGAACGCGAAGAATATCTTCGATTAGGTAAGGTACTAGCTGCCCATCCCAATAAACGAAAAGGTTATTTTATTTCTGCTGTAACGCCAGCAACTGTTGAGGAGGAGGATTTCAAACCACGTCGCAAAGCAATAATTAACTATGGTTATCGTTACCGCATCGTAACTTTAGACGATTTGCTACAAAGGGGGAGTGTATTTGAATCTGACTGA
- a CDS encoding 4Fe-4S binding protein, protein MKRIGVFVCHCGTNIANTVDCANVAEVAKDFPGVVYSCDYKYMCSEPGQVMIQEAIREHNLDGYVVAACSPRMHEPTFRKCAERAGMNPYMVEQVNIREQCSWVHADKTKGTGKSIDITRMGVAKVAQNEPLFSTTIPVTKRALVIGAGIAGIQAAIDIADAGYPVTLLDREHSMGGKMAQVDKTFPTLDCSACILTPKMVEAAQHPNIEIVTYAEVEAVDGFVGNFDVTIRKKARYVDVNKCTGCGLCSEKCPKKVASEFEMNLGTRKAIYVPFPQAVPNKPVIDAKNCRFLLDGKCGVCKKVCPTGAVDYEQKDEVIVERFGSIVVATGFEQFDISKYEEYGAGRIPDVITGLHLERLMNASGPTMGKIKRPSDGKVPEKIVFIKCVGSRDEAKGRPYCSRACCMYVAKHATLIKEKIPTSKSYIFYMDVRTAGKNYEEFYARTQNEYDAQYIRGRVSKIFQVGDKLIVRGEDSLLGRPVEIEADLVVLAAGMDPQQDAKDLARTLGISYDQHGWFTEAHPKLRPVETHTAGIFLAGACQGPKDIPDSVAQASAAAVKAAGLLSKKELTAEAQTAGCNEAYCSGCGLCVAICPYKAIELKRISERVHGGTRERQVSSVNQGLCQGCGACSVACPSSAMNLKGFSNDQILAEVDALCQR, encoded by the coding sequence GTGAAACGAATCGGGGTTTTCGTCTGTCATTGCGGCACCAACATCGCCAACACGGTCGACTGCGCCAACGTCGCTGAAGTGGCCAAAGACTTTCCCGGCGTCGTCTACTCCTGCGACTACAAGTATATGTGCTCCGAACCGGGCCAGGTGATGATCCAGGAGGCCATCCGCGAACACAACCTGGACGGCTACGTCGTCGCCGCCTGCTCCCCGCGCATGCACGAGCCGACCTTCCGCAAGTGCGCCGAGCGGGCCGGCATGAACCCGTATATGGTGGAACAGGTCAACATCCGGGAGCAGTGCTCCTGGGTCCACGCCGACAAGACCAAGGGTACCGGCAAGTCCATCGACATCACCCGCATGGGCGTCGCCAAGGTGGCCCAAAACGAGCCCCTCTTTTCGACGACCATCCCGGTGACCAAGCGGGCCCTCGTCATCGGCGCCGGCATCGCCGGCATCCAGGCAGCCATCGACATCGCCGACGCCGGCTACCCGGTGACCCTCTTGGACCGGGAGCACTCCATGGGCGGCAAGATGGCCCAGGTCGACAAGACCTTCCCGACCCTCGACTGCTCGGCCTGCATCCTGACGCCGAAGATGGTCGAGGCGGCCCAGCACCCGAACATCGAGATCGTCACCTACGCCGAGGTGGAGGCCGTCGACGGCTTCGTCGGCAACTTCGATGTGACCATCCGCAAGAAGGCCCGCTATGTGGACGTCAACAAGTGCACCGGCTGCGGCCTCTGCTCGGAGAAGTGCCCGAAAAAGGTCGCCTCCGAGTTTGAGATGAACCTGGGCACCCGCAAGGCCATTTATGTGCCCTTCCCCCAGGCGGTGCCGAACAAGCCCGTCATCGACGCGAAAAACTGCCGCTTCCTCTTAGATGGCAAGTGCGGCGTCTGCAAAAAAGTCTGCCCCACCGGCGCTGTCGACTATGAGCAAAAAGACGAGGTCATCGTCGAGCGTTTCGGCTCCATCGTCGTCGCCACCGGTTTTGAACAGTTCGATATCTCCAAGTATGAAGAGTACGGCGCCGGCCGCATCCCTGACGTGATCACGGGCCTGCACCTGGAGCGCCTGATGAACGCCTCCGGACCGACCATGGGCAAGATCAAGCGCCCATCGGACGGCAAAGTCCCCGAGAAGATCGTCTTCATCAAGTGTGTCGGCTCCCGCGACGAGGCGAAGGGCCGCCCCTACTGCTCCCGGGCCTGCTGCATGTACGTGGCCAAGCACGCCACGCTGATCAAAGAGAAGATCCCTACGTCGAAGTCTTACATCTTCTATATGGATGTGCGCACTGCCGGCAAGAACTACGAAGAGTTCTACGCTCGCACCCAGAACGAGTATGACGCCCAGTACATCCGGGGCCGCGTCTCGAAGATCTTCCAGGTGGGCGACAAGCTGATCGTGCGCGGCGAAGACTCCCTGCTCGGCCGCCCCGTCGAAATCGAGGCCGACCTGGTCGTCCTGGCCGCTGGCATGGACCCGCAGCAGGATGCCAAAGACCTGGCCCGCACCCTCGGCATCTCCTACGACCAGCACGGCTGGTTCACGGAAGCCCATCCCAAGCTCCGCCCGGTCGAGACCCACACGGCCGGCATCTTCCTGGCCGGCGCTTGCCAGGGACCGAAAGACATCCCCGACTCGGTCGCCCAAGCCTCAGCGGCGGCCGTCAAGGCGGCGGGCCTCCTCTCGAAAAAGGAACTGACGGCGGAAGCCCAGACAGCTGGTTGTAACGAAGCCTACTGCTCCGGCTGCGGCCTCTGCGTCGCCATTTGCCCCTACAAGGCGATCGAACTGAAGAGGATCAGCGAGCGTGTCCACGGCGGCACGCGCGAGCGCCAGGTCTCCAGCGTCAACCAGGGCCTCTGCCAGGGTTGCGGCGCTTGCTCCGTCGCCTGCCCCTCCAGCGCCATGAACCTAAAGGGCTTCAGCAATGATCAAATTCTCGCGGAGGTGGATGCCCTGTGTCAGCGGTAG
- a CDS encoding 4Fe-4S dicluster domain-containing protein — protein MKAFPKDKLTAVLDTLAKQATLWVPAIVAGVSRFAPYGPGREVQLGANTVMSPKEALFPATEKIYEYSAYGIDGEFTPVDPSVGPQILFGLRSCDMQGILCLDDVFLTRGYVDDYYAKKREEATLVTLGCVTPGPDCFCYAMGVNPAEHAASDAQLFDLGDAYGIVARTAKGEALVSALETAGLLSESDKAPLPTGDFVLKVDAEGITEKLQHMFDHPLWDAFSRKCLNCGACAYICPTCHCFDISDKKRNAHCGIKIKCWDTCMYSEYALMAGGHNPRPSKKERVRQRFMHKLRYFPERYGKLQCTGCGRCIAKCPVNLEITDVIQQVREAKIDG, from the coding sequence TTGAAAGCCTTTCCCAAAGACAAACTGACGGCGGTACTGGACACCCTGGCGAAGCAGGCCACCCTCTGGGTCCCCGCGATCGTCGCCGGCGTCTCCCGCTTTGCGCCCTACGGCCCTGGCCGGGAGGTCCAACTCGGCGCCAACACCGTCATGAGCCCCAAGGAAGCCCTCTTTCCGGCGACGGAAAAGATCTATGAATACAGCGCCTACGGCATCGACGGCGAGTTCACGCCCGTCGACCCGTCGGTAGGCCCTCAGATCCTCTTCGGCTTGCGCTCCTGTGACATGCAGGGCATCCTCTGCCTCGACGATGTCTTCCTGACTCGCGGCTATGTGGACGACTACTATGCCAAGAAGCGGGAGGAGGCCACCCTCGTCACCCTGGGCTGCGTTACCCCCGGCCCGGACTGCTTCTGCTACGCCATGGGCGTCAACCCGGCCGAGCACGCAGCCTCGGACGCCCAACTGTTCGACCTGGGCGACGCCTACGGCATCGTGGCCCGGACGGCCAAAGGAGAGGCGCTGGTGAGCGCCCTGGAAACCGCCGGATTGCTCAGTGAATCGGACAAAGCCCCCCTGCCGACGGGCGACTTCGTCCTGAAGGTCGACGCCGAGGGCATCACCGAGAAGCTGCAACACATGTTCGACCATCCCCTCTGGGACGCCTTCAGCCGCAAGTGCCTCAACTGCGGCGCCTGCGCCTATATCTGCCCCACCTGCCACTGCTTCGACATCTCCGACAAGAAGCGTAACGCCCACTGCGGCATCAAGATCAAGTGCTGGGACACCTGCATGTACTCCGAGTACGCCTTGATGGCCGGCGGTCACAACCCGCGCCCCTCGAAAAAGGAGCGCGTCCGCCAGCGCTTCATGCATAAGCTCCGCTACTTCCCCGAACGCTACGGCAAACTCCAATGCACCGGTTGCGGGCGCTGCATCGCCAAATGCCCCGTCAACCTGGAGATCACTGACGTGATCCAGCAGGTGAGGGAGGCGAAGATCGATGGCTGA
- a CDS encoding 4Fe-4S dicluster domain-containing protein: MSDNMRNNVRDNMGHMNNQLTQEMRDLARELLASGEVKGLFGWTKGSRWYLTPPVFITKPEEADRLCYDEFAVNNLTGLLLDFRDSQDKIAVFVKGCDSRGIVRLVQDNQLKRENIVVIGVPCPGMGDKGAVTDHRQAQELPLLAKCLECRYPNPVLADRTIGAVTVTTEPSAAPSGATAEAAKGRGVGSKEADRFAQVEAIEKMSPDERYAFWQAQNKKCIRCYACRNICPACNCRECIFDSDKKNWVNKAATPTDNAFFGITRAMHVAGRCVECGECERVCPMDIPIMAMNRKLIGDLNELFGPYDAGVKADEKPPLGAFKLDDPEEFM, from the coding sequence ATGAGCGACAACATGCGCAACAATGTGCGCGATAACATGGGCCATATGAACAACCAGCTGACCCAGGAGATGCGCGACCTCGCCCGGGAACTGCTCGCCTCCGGCGAAGTGAAGGGCCTCTTCGGCTGGACCAAGGGCAGCCGCTGGTACCTGACCCCGCCGGTCTTCATCACGAAGCCGGAAGAAGCCGACCGGCTCTGTTATGACGAATTCGCCGTCAACAACCTGACGGGCCTGCTCTTGGACTTTCGCGACAGCCAGGACAAGATCGCCGTCTTCGTCAAGGGCTGCGACAGCCGTGGCATCGTCCGCCTCGTCCAGGACAACCAATTGAAGCGCGAAAACATCGTCGTCATCGGCGTCCCCTGCCCAGGCATGGGCGACAAAGGCGCGGTCACCGACCACCGCCAGGCGCAGGAACTGCCCCTCCTGGCCAAGTGCCTCGAATGCCGCTACCCGAACCCGGTCCTGGCCGACCGGACCATCGGCGCGGTGACTGTCACGACGGAGCCCAGCGCAGCGCCGTCCGGCGCGACCGCTGAGGCGGCGAAAGGGCGCGGCGTCGGCAGCAAAGAGGCGGACCGTTTCGCCCAGGTGGAGGCCATCGAAAAAATGAGCCCCGACGAGCGTTACGCCTTCTGGCAAGCCCAAAACAAAAAGTGCATTCGTTGCTACGCCTGCCGCAACATCTGCCCGGCCTGCAACTGCCGCGAGTGCATCTTCGACTCCGATAAAAAGAACTGGGTCAACAAGGCGGCCACGCCAACGGACAACGCCTTTTTCGGCATCACCCGGGCCATGCACGTAGCCGGCCGCTGTGTCGAATGCGGCGAATGCGAGCGCGTCTGCCCCATGGACATCCCGATCATGGCCATGAACCGCAAGCTCATCGGCGACCTGAACGAACTCTTCGGCCCCTATGACGCCGGTGTCAAGGCGGACGAAAAGCCGCCGCTGGGCGCTTTCAAGCTCGATGACCCGGAAGAGTTTATGTAA
- a CDS encoding hydrogenase iron-sulfur subunit produces MSAVDEKKVNAAGQPDPNWEPNIVGFACNWCTYAGADLAGLSRMQYPPNVKLIRVPCSGRANPQFVLRAFQKGADGVLVAGCHPGDCHYATGNYFTRRRFLLFQRLLEFSGIDPRRFQARWISGAEAPKFRDVVTQMAEEVKALGPNRKLREEL; encoded by the coding sequence GTGTCAGCGGTAGATGAGAAAAAAGTGAACGCGGCGGGGCAACCCGATCCCAATTGGGAGCCTAATATCGTCGGCTTTGCCTGTAACTGGTGCACCTATGCCGGCGCCGACCTGGCTGGCCTTTCGCGGATGCAATACCCCCCGAACGTGAAACTGATCCGGGTCCCCTGCTCGGGCCGGGCCAACCCCCAGTTCGTGCTGCGGGCCTTTCAAAAAGGCGCTGACGGCGTCCTTGTGGCCGGCTGCCATCCCGGCGACTGCCACTACGCCACCGGCAACTACTTTACCCGCCGCCGTTTCCTGCTCTTCCAGCGGCTCCTCGAATTCTCCGGCATCGACCCGCGCCGCTTCCAAGCCCGCTGGATTTCGGGGGCGGAAGCGCCCAAGTTCCGTGACGTGGTCACCCAGATGGCGGAAGAGGTGAAGGCCCTCGGGCCGAACCGGAAGCTGAGGGAGGAGCTATGA
- a CDS encoding ATP-dependent nuclease: MRLSRFTIRNFKAINELTLRIPKTEITRPGSADFLSLVGENNCSKSTVMEALRLALPATDLPKPSIDHFRNRNNLNGPIEIELEFDNLTQADCEEQGIRTHIHDGKYTIKKTWHTEGTNCNIYAYGVQYNITWPEPATNRNHFINAGDGWNELITSYEAEYGTITGRITNQTKDSIRDYAVRTQSPLVQQTIGWIPNPGGFNAHVDSVLPKVIFIPAIRETKEESEVSKNKSAARLIVETMFTNQLSDHPAIALYNEAGERVRQLFSGEERNAVIENVENKITEKLQRLINLRATLDFTPPDISSDLATKTFLEISDGNYQTKPEHQGHGAQRALILSLLELLAEEIGIPDQNGFRRSILILFEEPEIYLHPQMCRKMRDVLISVARRGTAQVICTTHSPVFLDLADRHDGIAIFKKTDQGIDIVQRSVDLFPGGNATSQRQRLRMMLDFNPAVNEVFFSKEVCLVEGDCEIAALEAIAKTLSQLGRIDYTRYLLRRREIVMVNCSGKWTIVAFQRVLNGFDIKYRVVHDVDDEGDAGANNEILSLLNLGENQRLLHNPNFEQQIFGEHWRKDKPWRATRKIQADTTVSQALISFFEFVIGKRIEELI, from the coding sequence ATGAGACTTTCACGTTTCACAATAAGAAACTTTAAGGCAATTAATGAACTTACCTTAAGGATCCCAAAAACAGAAATAACTCGGCCGGGTTCTGCTGATTTTTTATCTCTCGTTGGTGAGAATAACTGTTCAAAGTCCACTGTTATGGAGGCATTAAGGCTTGCATTGCCGGCAACAGATTTACCAAAACCTTCTATAGATCATTTTAGGAATAGAAATAACTTAAATGGTCCAATAGAAATTGAATTGGAGTTTGATAACCTAACTCAAGCGGATTGCGAAGAACAGGGGATACGCACTCATATACATGATGGAAAATATACAATAAAAAAAACGTGGCACACCGAAGGAACGAATTGTAATATTTATGCCTATGGTGTTCAATATAATATAACCTGGCCTGAGCCAGCAACTAACAGAAACCACTTTATAAATGCCGGAGACGGTTGGAATGAATTAATTACGTCTTATGAGGCAGAGTATGGTACTATTACTGGTAGAATTACCAACCAAACTAAAGACTCAATAAGGGACTATGCCGTTCGTACTCAATCACCTTTGGTACAACAAACTATCGGATGGATCCCCAATCCAGGTGGGTTTAATGCACATGTCGATTCTGTACTACCTAAAGTTATTTTTATACCTGCTATTAGAGAAACAAAAGAGGAATCCGAAGTATCGAAAAATAAGTCTGCTGCACGTTTAATTGTAGAAACAATGTTTACAAATCAATTGTCCGATCATCCGGCGATTGCTTTATATAATGAAGCAGGGGAACGAGTCAGGCAGTTATTCTCAGGAGAAGAACGAAATGCAGTAATTGAGAATGTAGAAAATAAAATCACGGAAAAGTTACAACGTCTAATAAATCTTAGAGCAACCTTGGATTTTACTCCCCCAGATATTTCCTCAGATCTAGCCACAAAAACGTTTCTTGAAATAAGTGACGGAAATTATCAAACTAAGCCGGAACATCAAGGCCACGGAGCTCAACGCGCCCTCATTTTGTCTTTACTTGAATTACTTGCTGAGGAAATTGGAATTCCTGATCAAAACGGTTTTAGAAGAAGCATATTAATTTTATTCGAGGAACCAGAAATTTACCTGCATCCCCAAATGTGTAGAAAGATGAGAGACGTTTTAATATCTGTCGCTAGAAGAGGTACAGCACAGGTTATTTGCACTACTCATTCACCTGTTTTTTTAGATCTTGCAGATAGACATGATGGGATTGCGATATTCAAAAAAACTGACCAAGGGATTGATATTGTTCAAAGATCAGTTGATTTATTTCCTGGAGGGAACGCAACAAGTCAACGACAACGACTACGTATGATGCTTGATTTTAATCCGGCTGTAAACGAGGTGTTCTTTAGTAAGGAAGTATGCTTGGTAGAGGGAGATTGTGAAATCGCAGCTTTAGAGGCAATAGCAAAAACGCTATCACAGTTAGGAAGGATAGACTATACGAGGTACTTATTGAGACGTCGTGAAATTGTTATGGTTAATTGCAGCGGCAAGTGGACAATCGTAGCATTTCAACGTGTTTTGAATGGATTTGATATTAAATATCGTGTAGTACACGATGTTGATGACGAAGGCGACGCAGGAGCAAACAACGAAATTTTATCATTATTGAACCTTGGTGAAAATCAGAGGTTGTTACATAATCCAAACTTCGAACAGCAAATATTCGGCGAGCATTGGAGAAAAGACAAACCTTGGAGGGCAACAAGAAAAATCCAAGCCGACACAACGGTGTCTCAAGCACTGATCAGCTTTTTTGAATTCGTAATTGGAAAAAGGATTGAAGAACTAATCTAA
- a CDS encoding 5-methylcytosine restriction system specificity protein McrC: MSGMGARAGKSPLRPVEAGDKVCFPVDDSSAVRLSADFLLRGGAPRDPQPMTARLAHQFVRINQGLLRNFGITADVGYDGREVELRLQTGSRVGAIPLLSPTSGKPDYGLVVQPRFDWPGIGPMLARMGWRVIPEPLRLPMLPRSDRKVPPWVLSTMVLFRIRAMLERLQRRFTIGEAELTAPRGSVDWGCYARTKVPTGRWLEVPCRFPDLRDDAALLGALHFTLRRQLASLESQRTTGTVVLPLITLCQGLLDRVRHVPPRRPTDRDRLLWLRAPLQTEVFRDGLRAMEWTIDERGLAGLAEHTGLPWVMSMDAFFEAWCEYMVTELARHFGGRVRAGRLQETVTPLIWEPPFTGSQRFLMPDLVLERDDETIIIDAKYKSHWEELSQERWYDLETTVRERHRNDLLQVLAYTTSYATKRVTACLLYPCRKATWDSLRQRGRLVHQAGLHAGVREVRLLLAAVPFDAEVDGVVGDIGGAVVKH, translated from the coding sequence ATGAGCGGGATGGGCGCTCGGGCCGGCAAGTCTCCCCTCCGGCCGGTGGAGGCCGGCGATAAGGTCTGTTTTCCCGTCGATGATTCGTCAGCGGTGCGGCTTTCCGCTGATTTCTTGCTGCGCGGGGGCGCGCCGCGCGATCCGCAGCCGATGACGGCGCGCCTGGCCCACCAGTTTGTGCGCATCAACCAGGGGCTGCTCCGCAACTTCGGCATCACCGCCGATGTGGGCTACGATGGCCGGGAGGTGGAACTGCGCCTGCAAACGGGCAGCCGCGTGGGCGCGATCCCGCTGTTGTCGCCCACCAGCGGCAAGCCCGACTATGGCCTGGTGGTGCAGCCCCGCTTTGACTGGCCCGGCATCGGTCCCATGCTTGCCCGGATGGGCTGGCGCGTCATTCCCGAACCGCTGCGCCTGCCCATGCTTCCCCGCTCCGACCGGAAGGTGCCGCCTTGGGTGCTGTCCACGATGGTGCTCTTTCGCATTCGCGCCATGTTGGAACGGCTGCAGCGGCGCTTTACGATCGGCGAAGCGGAACTGACAGCGCCCAGGGGGAGTGTCGACTGGGGGTGTTACGCCCGGACCAAAGTGCCCACCGGTCGATGGTTGGAGGTCCCTTGCCGTTTTCCGGACTTGCGAGACGATGCCGCGTTGTTGGGCGCCCTGCATTTTACGCTGCGCCGTCAACTGGCCAGCCTGGAGAGCCAGCGTACTACGGGGACGGTGGTGCTCCCGCTGATCACCCTCTGCCAGGGCCTACTCGATCGGGTGCGCCATGTGCCGCCCCGCCGTCCGACCGACCGCGACCGGCTGCTCTGGCTGCGTGCGCCCTTGCAGACGGAGGTCTTTCGGGACGGGCTGCGGGCGATGGAGTGGACCATCGACGAACGGGGACTGGCCGGTCTCGCCGAACATACCGGCCTGCCCTGGGTGATGTCGATGGATGCCTTTTTTGAAGCCTGGTGCGAATATATGGTGACGGAACTGGCGCGCCACTTTGGAGGGCGGGTCCGTGCCGGCCGGCTACAGGAGACGGTGACACCGCTGATCTGGGAACCGCCCTTTACCGGATCGCAGCGCTTTTTGATGCCCGATCTGGTGTTGGAGCGGGACGATGAGACGATCATCATCGACGCCAAGTACAAAAGCCACTGGGAAGAGTTGAGCCAGGAACGCTGGTATGACCTGGAGACCACCGTTCGCGAGCGCCACCGGAACGACTTGTTGCAGGTGCTTGCCTATACGACGTCTTATGCGACGAAACGAGTGACCGCCTGCCTGCTCTATCCCTGCCGGAAGGCGACGTGGGACTCACTACGGCAGCGCGGTCGACTCGTTCACCAGGCCGGGTTGCATGCAGGGGTTCGGGAGGTGCGGCTATTGTTGGCGGCGGTACCGTTTGATGCGGAGGTGGATGGGGTGGTTGGGGATATTGGGGGGGCGGTTGTGAAGCACTGA